A window from Candidatus Nitrospira neomarina encodes these proteins:
- the proC gene encoding pyrroline-5-carboxylate reductase, with protein MGQSPKFVFLGAGNMADALVTGILKAHLASPANISVTDISSIRLEHFQKTFHVHVGSDNADEVKSADIIVLCVKPQVMDTVLAEIKEQISHKHLLISVAAGYPLARIQQHVGRNISLIRAMPNTPAVIQEGVTALAGSSGISQDHLHLAQSIFESVGKVVMVEESLMDAVTGLSGSGPAYIYLVIEALTDGGVLVGLPRTVASVLATQTVLGAARMVIESGEHPAALKDRVTSPGGTTIAGLQQLETGKLRATLMKAVKAATARSCELGQ; from the coding sequence ATGGGGCAGTCACCAAAGTTCGTATTTTTAGGGGCCGGCAACATGGCTGATGCGTTGGTGACCGGAATTTTGAAAGCCCATCTTGCGTCTCCCGCCAATATTTCTGTTACCGATATTTCCTCAATCCGGTTAGAGCATTTTCAGAAGACCTTTCACGTTCATGTGGGATCTGATAATGCTGATGAAGTGAAATCAGCCGATATCATTGTTCTCTGTGTGAAGCCTCAGGTTATGGATACTGTGCTGGCAGAGATCAAGGAGCAGATTTCTCACAAGCACTTACTGATTTCCGTCGCAGCGGGGTATCCTTTAGCACGCATTCAACAGCATGTCGGCAGAAACATTTCCCTTATTCGTGCGATGCCCAATACCCCTGCGGTCATCCAGGAAGGTGTTACGGCATTGGCCGGAAGTTCAGGGATCTCCCAGGACCACCTTCATCTGGCTCAATCAATATTTGAATCGGTTGGCAAAGTCGTCATGGTGGAGGAATCCTTAATGGATGCCGTGACGGGCTTGAGCGGAAGTGGGCCTGCGTATATCTATCTGGTGATTGAAGCACTCACAGACGGTGGGGTCCTGGTCGGTCTTCCACGAACAGTAGCAAGTGTCCTTGCGACACAAACGGTATTAGGGGCGGCCAGGATGGTGATTGAAAGTGGCGAACATCCCGCCGCACTAAAAGATCGGGTGACGTCACCGGGTGGCACAACGATCGCGGGTCTTCAACAACTAGAAACAGGGAAGTTACGGGCGACTTTAATGAAAGCCGTCAAAGCTGCTACGGCTCGGTCTTGTGAGTTGGGTCAATAA
- a CDS encoding HEAT repeat domain-containing protein: MKAWPVFFLFVILGVWGMAAEARQIPLTPEQKAQLETAQTVLVEVLALTEKGTYDPSPLVATVKARLEDIGYTVTTDRSQPHDVSVKGKCEEAKTSTRTSPSGGDVDLADAPNRLWKGPACLLTYFLQQNNFQWKKEVRTTFPDARQAAQQAQVDDAGAYAMDQLNQRLAEYDFPVLLSAEWGQIDRLLKLLDNPKTPKLRKVKILSVLSDVHAEDALPQLTKLLESTDLQQETINALSGAGADSIPVLIDLFQTSPQSNMRAEAAKALGDIAARTGDPRTIPPLVEYVSEVLPQLKTSEDIDFPLLTEVVWAIGKLRWAHSMKPISELQDKVWLIHDNSEEMAELREATNWTYKAIELQDAAMLPSYC, from the coding sequence ATGAAAGCCTGGCCTGTTTTCTTCCTTTTCGTGATTCTGGGTGTCTGGGGTATGGCAGCCGAAGCCCGCCAAATTCCTCTCACGCCAGAGCAAAAAGCTCAATTAGAAACGGCCCAGACGGTATTGGTGGAGGTCCTTGCCTTAACGGAAAAAGGGACGTATGACCCCAGTCCACTGGTGGCCACGGTCAAGGCGCGTTTGGAAGACATTGGGTATACGGTCACCACGGACCGCTCCCAGCCGCACGATGTATCAGTGAAAGGTAAATGTGAAGAAGCTAAAACGTCGACCCGCACCTCTCCCTCCGGCGGAGATGTGGACCTGGCTGATGCACCCAACCGCCTCTGGAAGGGGCCGGCCTGTCTGTTGACGTATTTCCTCCAACAGAACAATTTTCAATGGAAAAAAGAAGTGCGCACGACCTTTCCTGATGCCAGGCAGGCGGCCCAGCAGGCCCAGGTTGACGATGCCGGAGCCTATGCCATGGACCAGCTCAACCAACGACTCGCGGAATATGACTTCCCCGTCCTGCTCTCGGCCGAATGGGGTCAAATCGACCGCCTGCTCAAACTGTTGGATAACCCCAAGACGCCCAAACTCCGGAAGGTGAAAATTCTTTCCGTCCTCAGCGATGTGCATGCGGAAGACGCCCTCCCGCAACTGACCAAACTTCTGGAATCCACCGACTTGCAACAAGAAACCATCAATGCGCTTTCAGGCGCAGGAGCCGATTCCATCCCGGTCCTCATCGATTTATTCCAAACCAGTCCTCAATCCAACATGCGGGCGGAAGCGGCAAAAGCCTTGGGGGATATTGCAGCCAGGACGGGAGATCCCCGCACGATTCCCCCATTGGTGGAATATGTTTCCGAAGTCTTACCCCAATTGAAAACCTCTGAAGATATTGATTTTCCTCTGCTCACTGAAGTGGTCTGGGCGATTGGGAAATTACGATGGGCCCACTCTATGAAGCCAATTTCAGAACTACAGGATAAAGTGTGGCTGATTCATGACAATTCAGAAGAAATGGCTGAGTTGCGAGAGGCCACTAATTGGACCTATAAAGCAATAGAATTGCAAGATGCTGCCATGTTGCCGTCGTATTGTTAA
- a CDS encoding HEAT repeat domain-containing protein, with product MTRWSIFFIFAIILCVGAIESEARRIHLTTEQKTQLEKAQTVLVEVLALTEKGTYDPSPLVATVKARLEDIGYTVTTDRSQPHDVAVKVKCEEAKTSTGTSPTGGDVDLADAPDRLWKGPACLLTYFLQNTDLQWKKEVRTTFADARQAAQKEQVDDAGAYAMDQLNQRLEEYDFPVLLSAEWGQIDRLLKLLDNPKTPKLRKVKILSVLSDVHAEEALPQLTKLLESTDLQQETINALSGAGGHSIPLLIDLFQTSRQSSIRAEAAKALGDIAAKTGDPRPIPPMVRYVSTLLPQLKTSEDIDFPVLTEVVWAIGKQRWEGSLKPMRELQQKIWVIFDNSKEMAELREATSWTYKQIDLDGHLS from the coding sequence ATGACACGCTGGTCTATTTTTTTCATTTTCGCAATAATATTGTGTGTCGGGGCCATTGAATCCGAGGCCCGCCGAATTCACCTCACAACAGAGCAAAAAACGCAATTAGAGAAAGCCCAGACTGTGTTGGTGGAGGTCCTCGCCCTAACAGAAAAAGGGACCTATGATCCCAGTCCACTGGTTGCCACAGTCAAGGCACGCTTGGAAGACATAGGGTATACGGTCACCACGGACCGCTCCCAGCCGCACGATGTGGCAGTGAAAGTTAAATGTGAAGAAGCTAAAACGTCGACCGGCACCTCCCCCACCGGAGGAGACGTAGATCTGGCTGATGCCCCTGACCGACTCTGGAAAGGGCCGGCCTGTCTCTTGACGTATTTCCTCCAAAACACTGATTTGCAATGGAAAAAAGAGGTACGCACGACATTTGCCGATGCCAGGCAGGCTGCTCAAAAGGAACAGGTTGACGATGCCGGAGCCTATGCCATGGACCAGCTCAACCAACGGCTCGAGGAATATGACTTCCCCGTTCTGCTCTCGGCCGAATGGGGTCAAATCGACCGCCTGCTCAAACTGTTGGATAACCCCAAGACGCCCAAACTCCGAAAGGTAAAAATTCTTTCCGTCCTTAGCGATGTGCATGCCGAGGAGGCACTGCCGCAACTGACCAAACTTCTCGAGTCCACGGACTTGCAGCAAGAAACCATCAATGCGCTTTCAGGGGCTGGAGGACATTCCATCCCCTTGCTCATCGACCTATTCCAAACCAGCCGGCAGTCAAGCATACGAGCCGAAGCAGCAAAAGCCTTGGGGGATATTGCGGCCAAGACGGGGGACCCCCGTCCGATTCCTCCTATGGTACGGTACGTGTCTACGCTATTACCGCAATTGAAAACCTCGGAAGATATAGATTTTCCTGTGCTCACTGAAGTGGTCTGGGCAATTGGCAAACAACGATGGGAGGGTTCCCTTAAACCCATGAGAGAGCTCCAGCAAAAAATTTGGGTAATTTTTGACAATTCGAAAGAAATGGCCGAATTACGGGAGGCCACGAGCTGGACCTATAAACAAATAGACTTGGATGGCCATCTCAGTTAA
- a CDS encoding HEAT repeat domain-containing protein, protein MRTLATCGFISIVLLVGLFDSEGFARRTYLDQEQKAQLEAIQTIMIHVLALTERGKVDGTVIENVVRQRLEELGYTVVTNRDDPFDVRVNVKCEEVKKWSGTTRGGGDADHSGAPSRLWKGPACLFSYQLDGRDLGWYKEARTSFEDSGEAAKVAHAPQSGLYAIQQLAERIQEFDFPVMLAAEWGHEARLFKLLNNPQTPNKRKLRILSLLPQVESHDTLPLLKELIQDPELTEEAIVALSSTGSEGIPLLTDIFQTQKDSKIRAAAAKGLGEIGAHTGDPSVTPPMLDYVVENLPHLKSSSDIDFPVLTEVVWSLGKLRNEKSIAPINELQSKIWVIFDNSKEMAELREATSWTYKQIDMDWQVQ, encoded by the coding sequence ATGAGGACATTGGCGACATGTGGATTCATCTCCATAGTATTGCTCGTTGGGCTTTTCGATTCAGAGGGTTTTGCCCGACGAACGTATCTCGACCAAGAACAAAAGGCGCAACTCGAGGCCATTCAAACGATTATGATTCACGTCTTGGCGTTGACAGAACGGGGCAAAGTCGATGGAACAGTCATTGAAAATGTGGTGAGGCAACGTTTGGAAGAATTGGGCTATACCGTGGTAACCAATCGCGATGATCCATTCGATGTAAGGGTAAACGTCAAATGCGAAGAAGTAAAAAAATGGTCAGGAACCACTCGCGGGGGCGGTGATGCGGACCATTCCGGCGCCCCATCCCGTCTCTGGAAAGGCCCGGCCTGCCTCTTTTCCTATCAATTGGATGGACGGGACTTAGGGTGGTACAAAGAAGCACGGACCAGTTTTGAAGATTCGGGCGAAGCCGCTAAAGTCGCTCACGCTCCACAATCCGGTCTTTATGCGATTCAACAATTAGCCGAACGGATTCAAGAATTTGATTTTCCCGTTATGCTTGCTGCGGAATGGGGACATGAGGCCCGCCTGTTCAAGCTACTCAATAACCCCCAAACGCCCAATAAACGCAAACTAAGAATTTTATCCCTGCTGCCTCAAGTAGAATCACACGATACCCTGCCTCTTCTGAAAGAACTTATTCAAGATCCTGAACTGACAGAAGAGGCCATCGTCGCGCTTTCCAGCACGGGGAGCGAGGGCATTCCCCTCTTAACGGATATTTTTCAAACCCAGAAAGACTCGAAGATTCGAGCGGCCGCAGCTAAAGGATTAGGGGAAATTGGTGCCCATACCGGAGACCCTTCAGTCACCCCGCCAATGCTTGATTATGTGGTTGAAAATCTCCCCCACCTCAAATCCTCTTCGGACATCGATTTCCCGGTTCTGACAGAGGTCGTGTGGAGTTTAGGTAAACTGCGAAATGAAAAGTCTATCGCCCCGATTAATGAGCTACAAAGCAAAATCTGGGTGATCTTTGACAATTCGAAGGAAATGGCCGAACTGCGGGAGGCCACGAGCTGGACCTATAAACAAATCGATATGGATTGGCAGGTTCAGTAG
- a CDS encoding LPP20 family lipoprotein translates to MNILRIVIWSGVCILAGGCAWFGGETPPEWIMSPHQSYPVERYLTGIGEAESREQAEKRAYAAVARVFSAKVNTQSMDHETYSIQESGVGSQTRRELQLDHRTQVTTSKALENVQILDLWYQPSTRHFWALAGLDRQQAEKAILERLQEWDTKIENMIHQGRTHPQKIQRIRGYKEAMILLTDRDTLNTDLRVIRTSGDSLPPSYRIPQIQREFMDFVSQNLVISVAIEGEYHEDIERAILEGLKQEGLLGRPADLKSTEVADLAIVGQGQFWTVNLPDPLFKYVRWCGDIDIYENPSHRLIGVISETGREGHVTEKEARIRASKVMQEVISKEIARLLTRSVFSVEPDPSLSQRVPNACSR, encoded by the coding sequence ATGAATATCCTGAGAATAGTGATATGGAGTGGAGTATGTATCCTAGCCGGAGGCTGTGCCTGGTTTGGCGGAGAGACCCCGCCTGAATGGATCATGTCGCCTCACCAATCATACCCTGTTGAACGATATCTCACCGGCATTGGAGAAGCCGAATCCCGGGAACAAGCTGAAAAAAGGGCGTATGCCGCGGTTGCCAGAGTTTTTTCTGCGAAGGTAAACACCCAATCGATGGACCATGAAACGTATTCCATTCAAGAGTCCGGAGTGGGGAGTCAAACACGACGGGAGTTACAACTGGACCACCGGACACAGGTGACGACCAGCAAAGCCCTGGAAAATGTCCAGATATTGGATCTCTGGTATCAGCCGTCTACCAGACATTTTTGGGCTTTGGCGGGCCTCGACCGGCAACAGGCTGAGAAAGCTATTCTGGAACGATTACAGGAGTGGGATACGAAGATCGAGAATATGATTCATCAAGGCCGAACACATCCTCAGAAAATTCAACGCATCCGAGGCTACAAAGAAGCCATGATTTTATTAACTGATCGGGATACCCTCAATACAGATCTGCGGGTGATCCGCACCAGTGGAGACAGTCTGCCACCGTCATATCGTATCCCACAGATCCAACGTGAATTCATGGATTTTGTCTCCCAAAACTTGGTTATCTCGGTGGCGATTGAGGGAGAATACCATGAGGACATTGAACGGGCGATTTTGGAGGGGCTCAAGCAAGAAGGCTTATTAGGCCGTCCCGCCGATTTAAAGTCCACGGAGGTTGCGGACCTGGCTATTGTTGGGCAAGGACAATTTTGGACCGTGAATTTGCCGGATCCCTTGTTCAAATATGTGCGATGGTGTGGCGATATCGATATCTATGAAAATCCTTCTCATCGACTTATCGGGGTGATTTCAGAGACGGGACGGGAAGGACATGTAACCGAAAAGGAAGCACGGATTCGTGCCAGCAAAGTCATGCAGGAGGTCATCTCCAAAGAAATCGCCCGTCTGCTCACCCGGTCCGTGTTTAGCGTCGAACCGGATCCGTCACTGAGTCAGAGAGTTCCTAACGCCTGTTCTCGCTAA
- a CDS encoding COG3014 family protein: MSVLSRNLLLALGAILFVGCSGPMSHYAKVERSLLAGNSAKAVTIIQSAEADYGDNNRLLYLLDQGMALHLAEQYVESNKVLEEAYTLVEDLYTKHLRDEASALLVNEAQRPFEGAPYEHVMINVVKALNYAALQQWNEALVEGRRIDHRLNVLHDKQEGKETYQEDPFARYLVGLLYDITGDLNNAYVGYRKAEQVYEDSRAWSHVVFPDILKADLIRTAERLGLSDEVQQYREKYPEVSISSASDGLYSQAQLIVISYHGQGPKKEDVIIDVPVSLDALYLVALTKPWFGRSTRDTRGGESLLYGIHGQIARIALPRLTVKKTSLAHDVIEVTDQTASFKTQSERMYDVAAVAEKNLADDYNGLVLRAVARSAMKMAAAEGITIGARAAAGRNNQDWVGLLVGAIARIFALATEEADIRSWRTLPGELQLTRLWVDPGDYSVAIQSMDHQGRKAGESQHHRLQLMKGETTLVIHQSFQ; the protein is encoded by the coding sequence ATGAGCGTTCTATCGAGAAACCTCTTGCTTGCCCTCGGAGCGATCTTGTTTGTCGGGTGTAGTGGCCCTATGTCCCACTATGCCAAGGTAGAGCGTAGTCTGCTGGCAGGGAATTCAGCCAAGGCTGTGACGATTATTCAATCGGCAGAGGCAGACTATGGAGACAACAATCGCTTGCTCTATTTACTGGATCAGGGCATGGCGCTCCATTTGGCCGAACAGTATGTTGAAAGCAATAAAGTTCTCGAAGAGGCGTATACTCTTGTTGAAGACCTGTATACCAAGCATCTGCGAGACGAGGCCTCGGCCCTGCTCGTGAATGAGGCTCAACGTCCCTTCGAAGGGGCTCCTTATGAACATGTCATGATTAACGTGGTGAAGGCGCTGAACTATGCGGCCCTCCAACAGTGGAATGAGGCGTTGGTGGAGGGACGCAGGATTGATCACCGTCTCAATGTGCTTCATGACAAACAAGAGGGAAAGGAGACCTACCAAGAAGATCCGTTTGCTCGGTATTTGGTCGGGCTGCTCTATGACATTACGGGTGATCTCAATAATGCCTATGTCGGATATCGAAAGGCCGAACAAGTCTATGAGGACAGTCGGGCGTGGTCCCATGTTGTTTTTCCGGATATCCTGAAAGCTGATCTGATTCGAACGGCTGAACGATTGGGATTGTCTGATGAAGTTCAACAGTATCGGGAGAAATATCCGGAAGTCAGTATTTCTTCAGCCTCTGATGGCCTATACTCCCAGGCCCAACTCATTGTGATCAGTTACCATGGCCAGGGACCTAAGAAAGAAGATGTAATCATTGATGTGCCCGTGAGTTTAGACGCCTTGTACCTGGTGGCTCTTACCAAGCCCTGGTTTGGCCGGAGCACTCGGGACACAAGAGGCGGGGAGTCTCTGCTGTATGGCATTCACGGTCAAATCGCGCGAATTGCCTTGCCCCGGCTTACGGTGAAAAAAACCTCGTTGGCCCATGATGTGATCGAAGTCACAGATCAGACTGCCAGTTTTAAAACCCAATCGGAACGGATGTATGATGTTGCCGCCGTAGCCGAAAAAAACCTGGCCGATGATTATAATGGACTCGTGCTCCGGGCAGTAGCTCGATCCGCCATGAAAATGGCGGCGGCTGAAGGCATCACCATTGGGGCCAGAGCGGCCGCAGGTCGGAACAATCAGGATTGGGTCGGCTTGTTAGTGGGTGCGATTGCCAGAATTTTTGCCCTGGCCACAGAAGAAGCCGATATTCGGTCGTGGCGAACTCTCCCAGGTGAGCTTCAGTTGACACGACTTTGGGTTGACCCGGGTGACTATTCCGTGGCTATTCAGTCCATGGATCACCAGGGACGAAAGGCTGGAGAGTCTCAACATCATCGGCTTCAACTTATGAAAGGCGAAACAACACTTGTCATTCACCAGAGTTTCCAATAG
- a CDS encoding penicillin-binding protein activator LpoB, translating into MTRVDPGVVTDFSGRWNDTDSKLVAEAMMKEMVNRPWLENFTNQHNRVPTVIVGTILNKSHEHIDVGTFVTDLEREMTNSQRVLFVASQRDRDEIRQERKEQAVHAREDTQKRPGQELGADFMMKGTISTIVDESDGVKGIYYQVDLDLINVETNVKSWYGQKKIKKVVERKRLLF; encoded by the coding sequence GTGACCAGAGTAGACCCAGGGGTCGTGACCGATTTTAGTGGTCGGTGGAATGATACGGACTCAAAGTTAGTGGCCGAAGCCATGATGAAGGAAATGGTGAACAGGCCCTGGTTGGAAAACTTTACGAATCAACACAATCGAGTTCCGACCGTGATTGTCGGGACGATCCTCAATAAAAGCCACGAACATATTGATGTGGGCACCTTTGTGACGGACTTGGAGCGGGAAATGACCAATTCTCAAAGAGTGCTATTTGTGGCAAGTCAACGAGATCGCGATGAAATTCGTCAGGAACGAAAAGAGCAAGCGGTTCATGCCAGGGAGGATACCCAGAAACGCCCTGGGCAGGAACTAGGGGCGGATTTTATGATGAAGGGCACGATTAGTACGATTGTGGATGAATCTGATGGGGTCAAAGGAATTTATTATCAGGTTGATTTAGATCTCATCAATGTTGAGACGAATGTGAAATCCTGGTACGGACAAAAAAAAATCAAAAAAGTCGTCGAGCGTAAACGTCTCCTCTTTTAA
- a CDS encoding DUF3015 family protein produces MIQSLKTFQGFAALGVFLLGISSGCTIKATLDTTSDGVTNFLSSTSGKSWWTEDGLVKHGEHAKAFVMTNHDVLLQEIAQGHGEYVQAFGAILGVPSHHQAHFQELIQNEYPVLVEIPILLGDDQLNRFIGHAQQAGIHTASSKL; encoded by the coding sequence ATGATACAAAGCTTGAAAACGTTTCAAGGTTTCGCGGCATTAGGGGTCTTCCTATTGGGGATTTCTTCCGGTTGTACCATCAAAGCCACACTTGATACGACTTCCGATGGAGTAACCAATTTTCTGTCTTCTACCTCGGGCAAATCCTGGTGGACAGAGGATGGGCTTGTCAAACATGGCGAACATGCCAAAGCCTTTGTAATGACCAACCATGACGTCCTCCTTCAAGAAATCGCCCAAGGGCACGGGGAATACGTCCAGGCCTTCGGGGCCATTTTAGGTGTCCCATCTCATCACCAGGCTCACTTTCAGGAATTGATTCAGAACGAGTATCCCGTCCTGGTTGAGATACCCATTTTGCTTGGAGATGATCAGTTAAACAGGTTTATCGGTCATGCTCAGCAGGCCGGAATTCATACTGCGTCCTCAAAACTATAA
- a CDS encoding DUF4301 family protein, which translates to MLTPEDHLELIRRGISTFQVESQLQRLRHGVPPITIIRPCRLNDGIVQLRPEHFSRYQQHFEAARQADRVSKFIPASGAATRMFNDLLKFLSQEASPDSSSNQAPTLPHAVDQAWTRLQDFPFIPDLEQYLHGQGQPPPRDQHTHDINTILQAVLKTPGLGYAELPKALLSFHRYPEGPRTALEEHIHEAIRYHPNQLHSIKIHLTVSPQFELAIQTHLHTIQQILGRQGWKLDCTVSFQKPSTDTIALDSDNQPFRGEDGTLVFRPGGHGALLENLNDYQGDIIFISNIDNVVPDHLKDPIVTWRKALGGYLVELQQHVFHHIAQLSSLPADAKSVHQAEACILQELLLPLPQSYRELALPDQATLLKQYLDRPLRVCGVVPNTGDPGGGPFWVAHPEDAPSRQIVEQSQVNPDSEAQQKLFASGTHFNPVDLVCGVRDFQGNPFNLLEYVDPGTGFIGMKSYQGRPLKALEWPGLWNGGMAHWITIFVEIPRANFNPVKTFLDWLHPAHQPQAKQP; encoded by the coding sequence ATGCTGACGCCTGAGGATCATCTTGAGTTAATACGCCGCGGGATTTCCACGTTCCAGGTGGAATCACAACTTCAGCGACTGCGTCATGGGGTCCCTCCGATCACTATCATTCGTCCATGCCGGTTGAACGATGGCATTGTCCAACTCCGCCCAGAACACTTCTCCCGGTACCAACAACACTTTGAAGCGGCCCGTCAGGCGGATCGAGTCAGTAAATTTATTCCTGCATCCGGAGCCGCCACCCGTATGTTTAATGACCTCCTCAAATTTTTGTCCCAGGAGGCCTCACCCGATTCCTCTTCAAATCAGGCACCAACTCTTCCCCACGCTGTCGATCAGGCCTGGACGCGCTTACAGGATTTCCCGTTTATTCCTGATTTAGAACAGTATCTCCATGGGCAGGGACAACCCCCTCCAAGGGATCAGCATACACATGATATCAATACGATTCTTCAAGCGGTCCTGAAGACGCCCGGCCTTGGCTATGCCGAATTGCCCAAGGCCCTCCTCTCCTTCCATCGCTATCCAGAAGGTCCTCGAACTGCACTCGAAGAACATATTCATGAAGCCATCCGATATCATCCCAATCAACTACATTCAATAAAGATTCATTTGACCGTTTCTCCTCAATTTGAACTGGCCATTCAAACCCATTTGCATACCATCCAACAGATTTTGGGACGACAGGGGTGGAAACTTGATTGCACGGTCTCCTTTCAAAAACCGTCGACCGACACCATCGCGCTGGACTCGGACAACCAGCCATTTCGTGGAGAAGATGGCACTCTGGTTTTTCGACCGGGAGGGCATGGGGCGCTTTTGGAAAATTTAAATGACTACCAGGGAGACATTATTTTTATTTCCAATATCGACAACGTCGTCCCCGATCATTTGAAAGATCCGATCGTCACATGGAGAAAGGCATTGGGAGGCTACCTGGTTGAGCTTCAACAACATGTGTTTCACCATATAGCACAACTCAGCTCGCTCCCCGCGGATGCGAAAAGTGTCCATCAGGCGGAAGCCTGTATCCTGCAAGAACTCCTTCTTCCACTTCCCCAATCCTATCGAGAATTGGCGCTTCCCGATCAAGCCACCTTGTTAAAGCAGTATTTAGATCGGCCCCTCCGTGTCTGTGGTGTGGTTCCCAATACCGGCGATCCGGGCGGAGGACCATTTTGGGTTGCGCATCCCGAGGACGCCCCGTCCAGGCAAATCGTCGAGCAATCCCAAGTCAATCCCGATTCTGAAGCTCAACAAAAACTCTTTGCCTCCGGAACTCATTTCAATCCGGTTGATCTAGTCTGCGGAGTCCGTGATTTTCAGGGGAATCCCTTTAACCTCCTGGAGTACGTCGATCCCGGAACCGGCTTCATCGGCATGAAATCCTACCAGGGCCGTCCCCTCAAAGCCTTGGAATGGCCAGGCCTGTGGAATGGAGGAATGGCCCATTGGATTACCATTTTCGTGGAAATTCCCCGCGCCAACTTTAATCCCGTCAAAACCTTCCTTGATTGGCTTCACCCAGCCCATCAACCACAGGCAAAACAGCCGTAA
- a CDS encoding inorganic pyrophosphatase, whose product MNEQEFFSLWQNFGFPCKSHPWHGVEIGEEAPLTVTVYVEIVPTDTVKYELDKKSGHLRVDRPQRYSNVCPTLYGLIPQTYCGQSVAAFSAECTHRPGLVGDLDPLDICVLTEKSIIHGDVLLQAIPIGGLRMIDGDEADDKIVAVLKGDALHEQWTDIKACPVHFVERLMHYFLTYKDAPGSQKKNCEITHVYGREEAHEVIRRSQQDYAAKYGHLQAQLAKPRHALN is encoded by the coding sequence ATGAACGAACAAGAATTTTTCTCCCTTTGGCAAAATTTTGGATTTCCCTGTAAATCCCATCCGTGGCACGGTGTCGAAATAGGGGAAGAGGCACCACTCACCGTGACAGTCTATGTCGAAATAGTGCCCACCGACACAGTTAAATATGAATTGGATAAAAAGTCCGGCCATTTACGAGTGGACCGGCCCCAGCGCTATTCCAATGTGTGCCCCACGCTGTATGGATTAATTCCTCAAACTTATTGTGGGCAATCTGTCGCAGCATTCAGTGCCGAATGTACCCATCGGCCTGGCCTCGTCGGTGACCTGGATCCATTAGACATTTGTGTTTTGACTGAGAAAAGCATTATCCATGGAGATGTTTTGCTCCAAGCCATTCCGATTGGTGGCTTGCGTATGATCGATGGGGATGAAGCCGATGATAAAATTGTGGCCGTCCTCAAGGGTGACGCGCTTCATGAACAATGGACAGATATCAAAGCCTGTCCCGTCCACTTTGTGGAACGGCTCATGCATTACTTCCTGACTTACAAAGATGCTCCCGGCTCCCAAAAAAAGAATTGCGAAATTACACATGTGTATGGCCGCGAGGAAGCCCATGAGGTCATTCGCCGCAGTCAACAGGATTACGCCGCGAAATATGGACACCTCCAAGCCCAACTTGCCAAACCCCGCCATGCACTTAATTAA